The Peromyscus eremicus chromosome 16_21, PerEre_H2_v1, whole genome shotgun sequence genome includes the window GGGTTgtgtcccctcccctctccttggaACGTAGGCAGTTGGAAGGGCCTGCAGGCCTTTACATGGAAAGGGAGGAGCTTGAGACTGGGGGCCTATACCTGATGGCCCTCTCCTCTGCTGGCTCTTACCCATTGATCTCAATTCAGGGTCAAGGTTGTCTATGGCTGTACCACGGTCTTCTTTGGGTTGAGGTGGGAAGGCTTACCCACTCAAAATGACCTTGGGCCTGAAAAATAACGGCTTCTGCTAGCCTTGGTTTCTACCTTAGCTCCTGCCTCTTTAGAGCTGGGCTCCTCAAGTTAATGAGGACTGAGGAGAGCCTGGCGGCACCACCACCCCCTCCTTGCCTGCACGTCTGTTCTCTGGGCCTTGCTGAGAGGAAGCTTTGGGCTAATCCAACCCCTCTCCCTGCTCTTTGTCACATGAGCCACGCCACCCCACTCTTGACCTTGGCTATGCTCACctgaaaagggagaggagagtcCATGGCGTCCCCTGGGGCCTGCTGATGCTGACATTAGGCCTACCAAGCACATGCATCCTGAATGCAGGTGCCTCGCGGCTGGGATTGTCTCCACAGTATGTGGCAGGACCAATTTCCAAGGGAAGATCTTTGGCGGCCAGATGGCAAAACCTGGGCGGTGGCCATGGCAGGCCAGTCTGCGCTTACATGGCAGTCATATCTGTGGAGCAGTCCTCATCGACAAAAACTGGGTAGCCGGCGCTGCCCACTGCTTCCAAAGGTGGGTATGTGTTCCCTCCCTGGGGCCCTTCTGCTGGGAAGGGGTGCAGGAGAGCGTCactaggagggaaggagagaaggaaggatgcaTATCAGCCATTTCCTTCTAGACTGTGTTCTGGGCTAGCTGGCTACACCCAGGAGTCCTCTGTGTTGTTGCCCTGCCCTTGGGTGTCGCCCTCCACCCAGACTGCCGACCCTGCTCATCACCTGACTCTCATCTTCTGCCAGTCTGAGTCTTGTATTACAGACAAAGGTCTCATATTTTGTCTCTCGCCCTGGGGATGTCCTCTCCCCCTCTCCGAGACTCAGCTAACTAGTGTGGTTGTCACAGGGATATACACACccagctgtaattccagctaaCTAAAATGACTTCCCCTCAGGCATAATTAAATTAGTGCTGGAGAACAGGTGTTAGTTCTGAAGTGGTCATCTCcaatcctttcttttctctttcacgAATGTTAGGGATCAAAactttgttcccttcaagtataCTTCAGTATCTGACACGTGCTTACCTCTAGACAGTCTCTGCAGATGGCAGCAGACCTGGCTTCTCCGGGAAGCCATGGGCATTGTGTCCTGACCTAGCTAGACACAGCACAGGCTCAGTGCTTAGTGAAAGTGACAGTCCCAGGATCCTATTCCCAAGACTGGATACAGTCGGGACCTCTGTGGACAAGCATCTGGCATCCTCTGGCCAGGGCTCTCTGCAGGCTTTATCCGGGCATGTTTATTGGAAGTTCATTTGGGTTCAGGCCACTCTTACACTGGGGCATAGTTCTCTCCAGAGGCATCCTGGTACcgtgggggcaggggggggggtgGTGTTTCTATCTCTCCTGTAATGGGGGATGTCACTCTTCCTAGAGCTGGAATGATCTATGTACTAGTAAAGTCAGGCAGATGTATCTTGGGCTAACTGTGTGCCCAAAGGAAGCAAGGAGGACAAATTACTGCATATGGGTTCCATTTACATATACAGCACCCATGTGTGCCAAACCCAATGTGGAGGGTCATGTGGAGGATGTGTGAGACCCACTTATCAGGAAAGGGAGGCCAAGGCCACTTCCCGAGGTGGTAGATCATGAAGGTATGTCAAGGAAATGCCATGAGTCATATAGCTAAAGGTGCCTTTAAGGAAGGGGGTTCAGGAATGTGGAGTGGACATGTATGAGAGCCATATTAGTGGACATGTGGACTAGAATATAATTTGTGTTCCAGAAATAGTAAGCTTTCACTTATTATTCTATTTCCTCCACAAATACTTCTTGAGTGCCCTTGGTCAGATAGGAATGCAATACTGAGAGAAGACAGTGTGTGAGGATTGGGGTATGAGTCATGCCAGACagtggcggggggtggggagcagtCTTTGAGAAGGTCATATAGTTAAAAGACAGATCCGGGCAGGGCTCAGTGAGTCTTTGCTCCTCCAAGATGAAGGGGTGCAGTCTGATGTACCTCTGATGGTTCTACCCAGTCATAACATTTACAGCCCCATGGATTCTGAGGTGCCAGAAGCCTTCAAAAGATCTGTATTCTTAAGCCCATGTGTGGTCATCCTGCCCctcaagaggggaaaaaaaccagTATAAAGAAAGGAGGCAATACTTGACATGAGAAAGAGATAAGGTCTGGCTGTCTGAAGAGTGGGCAGTCACAGGGACAGTGCTGAGCGGACACTTACAGATCCTCCCCTTGCAATAGGTCTCACAACCCAAGAGACTACCACATCAGGCTAGGGTACACCAAGCTGAGCAGTCCCACCATGTACAGCAGGGAGTTGTCAGTGTACAAGCTCATCGTTCACAAAGACTACGACAAATTCTACCGCCAGGGGAGCGACATCGTCCTGATGCAGCTGGAATCGCCcgtggagttcagttcccacatcCTCCCAGCCTGTGTCCcagacaaaaacacaaaaatcccCAGTCACAAGGCCTGCTGGGCAAGCGGCTGGGGGCATCTCAGAGAGGATGGTGAGTACACAGAACAGGtgaagagggggaggggcaggagactGTGGAGGCCTTTCCTGGGGTTGTGAACCTCAGTTTCTGGTTCAAAAGCAGAGCTCCACCTTCCAGATCAGAAGTGTGGGCTCTTTGACTCCAGAGCCCTGAGTGTGGCTGACCCTGTGCACCACAAGGCTCTCACCAAACAGTGGTTGCTCTACCCAGGCCAGGAAAGACATGGGGTGTCCTTAAGAAGATGAGAGAGACCAGGCATGGGGCAGGTTGGGGTGTTTACCTGGGGAACACTCACCTCTGTGAATCTCACTGCCCAACCCTCAAGGCAAGGGAAGACTTCCTGTTCTACCAGCTTGTACAACCTGTCTGCATGTGGTTCTGATCCATGAATCCATGGATCCAGTCACCTGTGGACCAAAAGCCTTAGTGTTGGGGGGTGACATTCTCCTTGTCCTTGTCCCCTAAACAATATGGTATTGTGACTATGTGTATCCCATTTGCCCTGTGTCAGAGAGTGTCATCTAGAGATGATTTCAAGTGTGCAGGAAGATATGCACAGGTTCTCTGCAGACACTATGCAGCAGGAATTCAGTGTCTTCAGAGTTTAGTATCCTGGGCCACAGAAGAGCCTGCTGATGACAATAAGGGACGACTGTAGATGCTTAGACTGAGAGTACAGAGATCCTTGGCAAGGATTTTATGCTGGACTGAATGCTTTTGACTTAAGACAGTATAATGGCACGTGAAATAAAGTGAATATAAATTTGACGGGAAACTTAGGGTCCCAATCTGGCAGAGCAGCCCCGAGGAGGCTTGCAGGCAGATGTTTCTCTGAGGTCAGGGCTAGGGTCCCATCCCTGCTCCTGGGCTCTGAGTGTCGGGCTCACCAGCATTAGAGGGTATGGTCCTTCACTCTCTAAGGCCAAGTCAGGGCGACAGGGTCTCCAGGTCCGGCCAGGGGATGAGAGTGGGAACAGAGAGGGAAGGTGTGGGCTGGGGCGGCACTCAGAGCAGAGAAGCTGCTCCCTAAGAGCTGGACCTTCAGCCATCTTCGGTCATGCCCTCTCCTGACCATGGTTGCTGGGCCTGGGGCAGGCTTGGGTCTGCTACACGCAGGCAGCCCTGGCCACCCTTGAGGGATGTGCACAGTGGCCCCTGCCTGAGGTGCTGCTGTCACTCGGCTCCCATGAGGTGACCCCAGGCCAGATCTGTGAGAGGACCTGGAAACGGAACTCATGTCTCCAGGTGCAGTTTCTCCTTGGGATTGGCCAGTCTTCTTGTCACGCTCTTAAAGGTTTCTGGCCCATGTCCTATGTCGCTGCTGCACGTGGGCTCCAGTGTCCCCGTGTCCAGCTCGGGCCCCACAGAGCAGCCAGAGCTGTTTGCAAGCTGAGTTCCCCTTCcttggcttctgtgtcctcagGTGCAGTCTCAGTCCCCTAGCCTGGTGAGGAGGCTCTGCCTGGGGCCTCAACACTGCGACCTTTACAGTCACCCTGATTTCCAGCCTGTTCCTGTCTTCCACACCCCTCTGATTGCCCTTGAATGCCATTTCCCCTGGTCACTGCATGCCTGTTGTGAGCCCTTCCCTGCCACTGTGGCCTAGAGTGgctgccccccacctccaccacccgCACGCACCAGCAATCACCTAGAAGGGAGCTGGCATCTTTTCTCTGCTGATTCCTCTCATCTgaccccctccctcccacagtGCGCCAGCCTTTACCTGACGAACTCCGTGAAGTAAAGCTTATCCTCATGGACAACGAACAGTGTAAATCCTTTTTCCCAGAACCATCCTCTGGCTCCTCTAGAAGCTACTACATATACGACGATATGGTGTGCGCGGCTGACTATGGGATGACAAAATCCATCTGTGCAGTAAGTGGAACCTGCCCAGATGCTCACCCTTACACCATTGTCTTGTTTCAGCCCCTTCCTTATGTGTATTCTCTGGACCTTGTCTCAC containing:
- the LOC131926249 gene encoding serine protease 40-like isoform X1, whose amino-acid sequence is MSPRGSLPASAVVSTCFRTCLGPRGRPARCDAERQGPAIGPGCLAAGIVSTVCGRTNFQGKIFGGQMAKPGRWPWQASLRLHGSHICGAVLIDKNWVAGAAHCFQRSHNPRDYHIRLGYTKLSSPTMYSRELSVYKLIVHKDYDKFYRQGSDIVLMQLESPVEFSSHILPACVPDKNTKIPSHKACWASGWGHLREDVRQPLPDELREVKLILMDNEQCKSFFPEPSSGSSRSYYIYDDMVCAADYGMTKSICAGDSGGPLVCLLHGSWYLVGLTSWSASCETPIASPSVFARVSYFDNWIKEHKKASPDPETQRPYRPPPHQRPPPYRPRPPGDGTPWNSNKDQGTIICMALLSSQVLLFLLLQLV
- the LOC131926249 gene encoding serine protease 40-like isoform X3, whose translation is MQSARAQPSGLVCGRTNFQGKIFGGQMAKPGRWPWQASLRLHGSHICGAVLIDKNWVAGAAHCFQRSHNPRDYHIRLGYTKLSSPTMYSRELSVYKLIVHKDYDKFYRQGSDIVLMQLESPVEFSSHILPACVPDKNTKIPSHKACWASGWGHLREDVRQPLPDELREVKLILMDNEQCKSFFPEPSSGSSRSYYIYDDMVCAADYGMTKSICAGDSGGPLVCLLHGSWYLVGLTSWSASCETPIASPSVFARVSYFDNWIKEHKKASPDPETQRPYRPPPHQRPPPYRPRPPGDGTPWNSNKDQGTIICMALLSSQVLLFLLLQLV
- the LOC131926249 gene encoding serine protease 40-like isoform X2, coding for MQSARAQPSGLGGYRACLLAALLWLSLLPQHAQAISATNITTTQATKTTPSLSQICGRTNFQGKIFGGQMAKPGRWPWQASLRLHGSHICGAVLIDKNWVAGAAHCFQRSHNPRDYHIRLGYTKLSSPTMYSRELSVYKLIVHKDYDKFYRQGSDIVLMQLESPVEFSSHILPACVPDKNTKIPSHKACWASGWGHLREDVRQPLPDELREVKLILMDNEQCKSFFPEPSSGSSRSYYIYDDMVCAADYGMTKSICAGDSGGPLVCLLHGSWYLVGLTSWSASCETPIASPSVFARVSYFDNWIKEHKKASPDPETQRPYRPPPHQRPPPYRPRPPGDGTPWNSNKDQGTIICMALLSSQVLLFLLLQLV